One part of the Oncorhynchus clarkii lewisi isolate Uvic-CL-2024 chromosome 7, UVic_Ocla_1.0, whole genome shotgun sequence genome encodes these proteins:
- the LOC139413019 gene encoding cytoplasmic protein NCK2-like: protein MTEEVIVIAKWDYSAQQEQELDIRKNERLWLLDDSKTWWKVRNTSNRTGYVPSNYVERKNSLKKASLVKNIKDTLGLGKTKRKTSARDASPTPSTDAEYPSNGGGGSSAERIYDLSISALVKFAYAAEREDELTLVKGSRVIVMEKCSDGWWRGSSEGRVGWFPSNYVLEEGEEETVSGDLSGGYPGQGAGSAGVINGTTRALHTVQTLYPFSSVTDEELNFEKGEVMEVLEKPENDPEWWRCRNARGQVGLVPKNYVVILSDDPAPGGGMGSGPHSPQINYTGPARVGKFAGKDWYYGGVTRHQAECALNERGGQGDFLVRDSESSPSDFSVSLKAMGKNKHFKVALAEGVYCIGQRRFSSMDELVEHYKKAPIFTSEHGDKLYLVKPLL, encoded by the exons ATGACGGAGGAGGTGATAGTTATAGCCAAGTGGGACTACTCGGCTCAGCAGGAACAGGAACTTGACATCCGGAAAAACGAGCGGCTGTGGCTCCTGGATGACAGCAAGACGTGGTGGAAGGTGAGGAACACCTCCAACCGGACCGGCTACGTCCCCTCTAACTATGTGGAGAGGAAAAACAGCTTAAAGAAGGCCTCGCTGGTGAAAAACATCAAAGACACACTCG gCCTGGGGAAGACGAAGAGGAAGACGAGTGCCCGCGATGCCTCGCCAACGCCCAGCACGGACGCAGAGTACCCGTCCAATGGTGGCGGAGGTAGCAGCGCCGAGCGTATCTACGACCTCAGCATCTCAGCCCTGGTCAAGTTCGCCTACGCGGCGGAGCGGGAAGACGAGCTGACACTGGTGAAGGGGTCAAGGGTCATTGTCATGGAGAAGTGTAGCGACGGCTGGTGGCGAGGGAGTTCTGAAGGTCGGGTAGGTTGGTTCCCCTCTAACTATGtcctggaggagggagaggaggagaccgTCTCGGGGGACCTAAGCGGAGGTTACCCAGGGCAGGGGGCAGGGTCGGCAGGGGTGATCAACGGGACCACCAGGGCGCTCCACACTGTCCAGACGCTGTACCCTTTCAGCTCTGTGACAGACGAGGAGCTAAACTTTGAAAAGGGCGAAGTGATGGAGGTGCTGGAGAAACCGGAGAACGACCCTGAGTGGTGGCGGTGTCGGAACGCCCGTGGACAGGTGGGCCTGGTGCCAAAGAACTATGTGGTTATACTTAGCGACGATCCGGCCCCCGGGGGTGGGATGGGCTCGGGCCCCCACTCGCCCCAGATCAACTACACAGGGCCGGCCCGGGTGGGAAAGTTTGCCGGGAAGGACTGGTACTATGGGGGAGTGACCAGGCATCAGGCAGAGTGTGCGCTCAACGAGAGAGGAGGTCAGGGAGACTTCCTGGTCAGAGACAGCGAGTCATCG cccagTGATTTCTCCGTGTCCCTCAAGGCGATGGGAAAGAACAAGCACTTCAAGGTTGCGCTGGCGGAGGGGGTCTACTGTATCGGCCAGAGACGCTTCAGCAGCATGGACGAACTGGTGGAGCATTACAAAAAAGCCCCGATCTTCACCAGCGAACATGGAGACAAACTCTACCTGGTCAAACCGCTgctgtga